The window AGCTCGGCCGCATGATCCGCAGCGAGATCCCGAAGTTCGCGCAGATCGTGAAAGCCGCGGGGATCAAGGGGGAATGAATGCGATCGAAGCGTCGAGAATGGATTCCCGACAGCCCCGCTGCCGCGGTTCGGGAATGACGAACTGGCCCGTGATTCCCGCGAAGGCCAGCAGGTTCGGCATTCCTCCGAAGGCGGAGAAGCCCGTCATTCCCGCGAAGGCGGAGAAACCCGTCATTCCCGCGAAGGTGGAGAAGCCCGTCATTCCCGCGAAGGCGTGCAGGCCCGTCATTCCCGCGAAGGCGGGAATCCATTTTGTTGCCGTGATGCTCACTATGTGCGCGATCCCTTGCATCGCCCAAACCTATCCGTCCAAGCCCATCCGCATCGTCGTGCCGACCGCCCCCGGCGGCGCGCCCGACGTGATCGCGCGCTATCTCGCGCCGCGCTTCTCCGACGCGCTCGGCCAGCCGGTCGTCGTCGAGAACCGCGCCGGCGCGAACGCGATGATCGGCGCGGAGGTCGTCGCGAAATCGCCGCCCGACGGCTACACGTGGTTGTTCGCGACAGGGCAGAACACCGTCAACCCGAGCCTCATGAAGAGAGTGCCTCACGACATCGTCGAGGACTTCGCGCCGGTCAGCCTCATCTTCCACGCGTCGTACCTGCTCACGGTGCATCCGGCGGTGCCCGCGCGGTCGGTGGGCGAGCTGATCGCGCTCGCGCGTGCGCAGCCGGGAAAACTGAACTTCGGCTCCGGCGGCAACGGCAGCGCGGCGCATCTGTCGGCCGAGCTCTTCAAGATGATGACCGGCGTGAAGATGGTGCACGTCCCCTACAAAGGCGTCGGGCTCGCGCTCGCCGATCTGCTCGGCGGCCAGATCGATCTCATGTTTCCGGCGATCGCGAGCGCGGTGCCGTATCACCGCAACGGCCGCCTGCGCGGCCTTGCCGTGAGCAGTCCGAAGCGTCATCCCTCGGTGCCCGAGCTTCCCACCGTGGCCGAGACGATTCCGAAATTCGAGTCGCGCTCGTGGATCGGCGTGCTGATGCCGGCCGGAACGCCGAAAGACGTGATAACGCGGGTCAATGCGGTCATCGTGAAGACCGTCAACACGCCCGAAGTGCGCAAGGCGCTGATCGACCACGGCGCCGATCCCGAGACCAACTCGCCGGAAGACTTCGCGCGTTTCATCCGCGACGAAGTGGCGCGCGCGGCGCGCGTGGTGAAAGCCTCGGGCATCAAACCCGAATGAGGAGCGCGCAGTGAAGAGCGCGGTATGGGGCAGCGGTGCGATCGGCGGGGTCGTCGGCGCCGGCATGGCCGCGGCGGGCGAAGACGTATTGCTCGTGGACATCGTCCCCGAGCACGTGCAGGCGATGAACGAAAGCGGGCTCGTCATCAACACGGCCGGCGACGAGCGTCGGGTGCAAGTCCGTGCCGCGCTCCCGCAGGATGTGGCCGGCGCGTTCGATCTCGTGTTTCTCGCGGTCAAGTCGCAGTTCACCCAAGCCGCGCTCGATGCGGTGGCGCCGCATCTGCACGCGGGCTCCGCCGTCGTGTCCCTACAGAACGGCGTCAACGAGCCGTACATCGCGAAGCGCATCGGCGCGATGCGCACCATCGGCTGTCTGGTGGATTTCAGCGCGGACTATCACGGTGCCGGGCTCATCGCGCGCGGGCGCACCGGCAATCTCTTCGTCGGCGAGCTCGACGGCCGGGTGACGCCGCTCATCGAGGAGATCAGGCGCCTGCTCGCGCTGTCCACGCCCGCGTACGCGTGCGAGAACATCATGGGCTACGTCTGGGCGAAGATGTGCAAAGGCACGATCGACGCGACGACCGCGCTGGTGGACGAGAACGCGCTCGAAGTGCGCTTCAATCGCAAGTACCACGCGGTGCGCGCGCAGCTCGTGCGCGAAGGGATCGAGGTCGCAGCGGCGGAAGGGGTCACGGTCGCCAGGTTCGCGCACTTCGATCCGGCGCCTTTTCTCGACGACACACCGGCCGGCCGCGAGGCGGCTTTCCACGTGCTCGACGAGATCGCCGCCGGCCAGGCCAAGGGCAACACCAAGATCCGCACCGGCTACTGGCGCGACATCGTCGTCCGCAAACGCCGCACCGAGATCGATCACATCACCGGCGAGATCGTCCGCTGCGGCGAGCGTCACGGCATACCGACGCCGCTCAACCGCCTGCAATGGCGCATATTCGACGAGATCGAGAGCGGACAGCGGACTATGCAATGGCAGAATCTCGACGAGCTCGACGCGGCGCTACCCCGGACATAGCAAGGAGACCTCATGCTCACCATCGAGAAGCAAGCGATCGGCAATCAGGGCGCGGCAGGCGCGTACGACCCGTCGACTTTCCGGCCGCTCACGTTCTTCGACGCGGTCGAGCGCTTCAAGGCCGGCGCCGACGATCCGCGCGCCTATCTCGAGCGCTGCCTCGCGGCGATCGCGGCCCGCGAGTCGGTGGTCAAGGCGTGGGTGGTGCTGAACGAAGCGGGCGCGCGTGAAGCGGCCGACGCTTCGGCGGCGCGCTGGCGCGCGGGCGAGCCGCTGTCGCGCATCGACGGCATGCCGATCGGCATCAAGGACCTGATCGAGACCAGGGACATGCCGACCGAGCAGGGCTGCGAAGCGCTCAAGGGCAACTTCCCGAAGCGCGACAGCGCGCTGGTGCGCGCGCTGCGCGACGCGGGCGCGGTGATCGTCGGCAAGACCGTCACCACCGAGCTGGGTGGCGCGCATCCCGGGCCCACGAGCAATCCGTTCGATCCGCAGCGTACGCCGGGCGGTTCGTCGAGCGGCTCGGCCGCGGCGATCGGCGCGGGCATGGTGCCGGCGGCAATAGGGACGCAGGTCGGCGGCTCGGTCATACGGCCCGCGAGCTACTGCGCGAACTGGGCGCTGAAGCCGACGTTCGGCGCGCTCAATCGCGGCGAGCGCCAGGGCTACAGCCAGAGCGTGGTCGGCGTGCACGCGGGCTCGCCGGTGGACATGTGGAACGTCGCGTACGAGATCGGCCAGCGCGCCGGCGGCGATCCGGGGCATCCCGCGTTGTCCGGTCCGCGCGATCTACCGGAGCCCATGAAACCGGGGCGGCTCGTCGTGATGGAAACCGTCGCCTGGGCGACGCTCGACGCGCAGACGCGTGAGGCGCTGGAGCGTGTGCTGGAGTCGCTGCGCATGCGCGGCGTCGAGATCGTGCGGCGCGGCGATTCGGCGCTCGTCGAAGCGTTCGAGCAGGGCATTGCCGACATCAAGGGGATCAACAGCGACCTCTGCGCGTACGAGGTGTGGTGGAACCTCGCCAACCTCGACGAGCAGCATCCGGGCAAGCTCAGCAGGCGCGCGCTGAGCACGCTGGAGCGCGGCAGGAAGATGACGCAGGAGGCGTACGCGTCCGGCTGCTCCAGCGCGAGGAAGCGCGCCGGCGGCTTGCGGCGCTTGCGCAAGTCGGCGACGCGCTGATCGGACTGTCCTCGCCCGGCCCCGCGCCGATCCACGATCCCGACGCGCCGCGCCCGACCGGCGATGCGATCTACAACTACCCGTCGTCCACGTTGGGCGCACCCGCGGTCACGATTCCGCTGCTCTCGAT is drawn from Burkholderiales bacterium and contains these coding sequences:
- a CDS encoding amidase; this translates as MLTIEKQAIGNQGAAGAYDPSTFRPLTFFDAVERFKAGADDPRAYLERCLAAIAARESVVKAWVVLNEAGAREAADASAARWRAGEPLSRIDGMPIGIKDLIETRDMPTEQGCEALKGNFPKRDSALVRALRDAGAVIVGKTVTTELGGAHPGPTSNPFDPQRTPGGSSSGSAAAIGAGMVPAAIGTQVGGSVIRPASYCANWALKPTFGALNRGERQGYSQSVVGVHAGSPVDMWNVAYEIGQRAGGDPGHPALSGPRDLPEPMKPGRLVVMETVAWATLDAQTREALERVLESLRMRGVEIVRRGDSALVEAFEQGIADIKGINSDLCAYEVWWNLANLDEQHPGKLSRRALSTLERGRKMTQEAYASGCSSARKRAGGLRRLRKSATR
- a CDS encoding tripartite tricarboxylate transporter substrate binding protein, translating into MCAIPCIAQTYPSKPIRIVVPTAPGGAPDVIARYLAPRFSDALGQPVVVENRAGANAMIGAEVVAKSPPDGYTWLFATGQNTVNPSLMKRVPHDIVEDFAPVSLIFHASYLLTVHPAVPARSVGELIALARAQPGKLNFGSGGNGSAAHLSAELFKMMTGVKMVHVPYKGVGLALADLLGGQIDLMFPAIASAVPYHRNGRLRGLAVSSPKRHPSVPELPTVAETIPKFESRSWIGVLMPAGTPKDVITRVNAVIVKTVNTPEVRKALIDHGADPETNSPEDFARFIRDEVARAARVVKASGIKPE
- a CDS encoding 2-dehydropantoate 2-reductase, translated to MKSAVWGSGAIGGVVGAGMAAAGEDVLLVDIVPEHVQAMNESGLVINTAGDERRVQVRAALPQDVAGAFDLVFLAVKSQFTQAALDAVAPHLHAGSAVVSLQNGVNEPYIAKRIGAMRTIGCLVDFSADYHGAGLIARGRTGNLFVGELDGRVTPLIEEIRRLLALSTPAYACENIMGYVWAKMCKGTIDATTALVDENALEVRFNRKYHAVRAQLVREGIEVAAAEGVTVARFAHFDPAPFLDDTPAGREAAFHVLDEIAAGQAKGNTKIRTGYWRDIVVRKRRTEIDHITGEIVRCGERHGIPTPLNRLQWRIFDEIESGQRTMQWQNLDELDAALPRT